TTTTGACGAATTTATAAAAGCATTACCGAATAGCCTGGCCAGGCTACTCGGTAATGCTCAATGAAGTGGAAACTAGTAATATATCGTGCCATAACCGTTTGACATCAATGGTTACGGTCTATTTGATACTTTCAACCTTTAGTAGTGAATAATTATAGTCGCTAATTTTCGGTAACAGCGCTTTACGGCGCTGCTTTTTTATTTGTTAGTTGCTGGATTTAAGTGATTCGCTATTTTGGCAACTGAATGTTTACTAAACCTTTTGCATAAAAAAACACTTTGCAACGTGGCGGTCTTTTGCTATAATATACTTTGTTGTGGAGAGTTGGCAGAGTGGTAATGCAACGGACTCGAAATCCGTCGAACCGGCTTATACCGGCGCGCAGGTTCAAATCCTGTACTCTCCTTAAATAAATTCTATTTTGCGCGAGGTTAGCTAAACTGCTAACGTCGCTTTTTTTATATACAGATCGATAGTGGTGTTTGTACGATCAGAGAAGATCGATGATACACCTATAGTCTGATATGATGCCCTTAACCATTATGGTATAATCGGTCGGACTTCTAATTAACAGTGAGCTAGAGTGGGGCAAAATAATGCGGGATTTGGTAACTGAACGAAAATTCATGAACATGATCGTCTGGGTCGTTTTGTTAGGGATGGCGTTTTTTGGCACGTTGCCGATTTTTATCTTAGTTTACGTCTTTTTGGCGATGTTGATGATCATGCGCACTTGGCTGGGGCGGGCGTTACGCCGGGTGAAGATCACGACTTCGCTAGTGTACTTATTGATCATGGTGCTGCAGATCACCTTTAGCAGTGCGGTGATCTTCCGCCAACATATTTACTTAGGCGCCGGCTTTTTCAGCCGTGTATTCGGCACATTGCTAGTATTAGCGCCATTATTGGCTGAGCGGATGCTGATCATTCGCCAGGATACTGATTTTTATTTACCGTCGATCAAGGAAGCAGCGACGCTGAGTTTTTCTGAGTTCAATGCACAAAAAGACGCCGTTATCCATTCAGTGCAGAGCTTGGGCAAGGTTAAGCAAGCACTGGCGGTGGATAAGTTGATGCCGCTGTTTACCGATTTGAAGCGCCACAGCTCGATGCGCTACATCAATGACGGTTCGCTGACTCAAAGCTATTTTGACTCGGTGGCGGCAACAATGGCCGATCCGTACATTTACATCGTTATCTCTAACACCGGCAGCAATGCCAGTGAATTGATCTCGTTGTTCACCCAAAAACAGTACAATCACGCGTCGCTGAGTTTTGACCGTGACTTGCAGACGATCATTAGTTATAATGGTGGCGAAAATGTGTATCCACCGGGTTTGAACCCAGAAATGGTCGCTGCGTTCCATCAAAAAAGTGACGCCTCGGTGCTAGTTTATCGCTTGGCGACCACGTTGGCGCAAAAGCAACAGATCGCCGCAAAGATCAAGCAGATCAACCAGACCGGTAGCGCCTATAACATTATTGGCTTGGTGGTCAAACGCTCATTGCGGCCCAATATTATGTTCTGTTCACAGTTTGTCTACCAAATGTTACGCCTCAGCGGCTTGGCCTACTTTACCAAAGCCGATGGCAACGTGAAACCAACTGATTTGGTGGAGTTAGATTACTATAAAAAACTTGATTTTTGTTATGAAATTAAATTTAACTAAGGGATGATATTATATGCAAGCAGCATTTATTTTCGATTCACCTATGATCGCTAAGTTGCCCGCCGAGACGGTAGTTTATCTGCCTGGCACCCGTGACCACACGGTACAAGTTGCTGGTCACGAGGTTCATTACATCAAAGTTCCAGGCTACGTTAAATTCGGCGATCACTTGATCAACTTTTTTGTCCGTAAACTCCTTAAGATCACCAATGTGCCCGAATATTTGAATATGTTAAGCTTCGTTTATTTCTCACACATGGCGGCTTTTTACCTGCTGCAAAATGACTACGAGCACTTGCTATTTGCCAGTGACGAGCTTAAGCAAAAAGTCCTGCTACAAACGAAGCAGGCGGCATATACCGCGCGCGCCACGGTGATCGCGTAATACAAAAAATGAGTTGTCCCAGCAAATTGCCGGACAACTCATTTTTTATTTATATTTTTTGGTCAGCTTCATTAGTTTCAATAAATTACCGATCCAAGTGGTTTTAGTATATTCAGTCACATCTTCGGTGACTTCAATACAGCCGACGTACTCGCCAGCAGGGTTATGTAGGGCGTAAAAGGCCATGTGCACTTGTTTGCCGCGAATTGGGACAGTCATCGCAACTTTACCGGTGGCGCCGTCGTGCATTTCCGCCAGCACTTGTTTAACGCGGCCAGCACTATGCGCTGGATGAACGTCTAACACGTGATGATTTAACTTGCTAGGATCGCGTTTAAATAAGCGGTGGCTGTTGTTGGAGTACCAGCGGACGATATCGTTTTCGTCGATAAAATCAAATTCTTGGTCGATCGTGGCAAAAATGGCATTGAGCTGCTCTAAACGCAAACTGCCAGTTGCTAACTCAACGGTTGGTTGTGTCAATTCAGTTTCCTCCTATGTATCACATTAGTTATAGCTTAGCATAGCTTACTAGGTGAACTGAATAAGGGAAATGACTAATCTATTGCGGGACAAAATAGTTGCATTCGCTTACATAAATATTTTACAGTAGTAGCGCAAGGAGGTGTTACAATAAACTTAGAGATTCTAAATGAGGTGAATGCAATTTGACGCTAACAATTAAAAAAGATATTCAATACGCAGCTGGTTTAGCTTTAGACTGGTATCAGCCGCAAGGGCAATCATTGAAAGGATTATTGATTGCCATTCATGGTGGTGGTTGGTTTCAAGGTGATAAGGCTAAAGACGCTGACGTTGCGCAATGGTTAGCTGAACAGGGTTATTTAGTAGTGGTACCAAATTATCGGTTAGCACCGAGCTATAAATTCCCGGCACCACTGTTGGACATGAATCGCTTATTTAACTGGTTGCAACAAAATGCACCCCAAGTACCGCTGGCAGCAATTGGGGCCTCAGCTGGTGGTAATTTAGCTGTGGAGTTGGGTTTGAACTACGGTATTCCGGCGGTCTCATTGTCAGGAATTTTGGACATTGCCCATTGGTTGACAACGCATCCCGCTGTAGTCGCTAAACCGCGGCAAACTGCTGATTTATTGGATAAATTAGACAGTGCGGTCATTAATCAGGCTGGGACCGATGAAAGCTTTTATAAGTGGTTTATCACCAATTATGTCACTGATGAACAGTCACGGGCGGCAACTCCCTACCAGCACGTTAGTTCTGCCAGTGGCCCAATGTTGTTGATCAACTCGCTGGATGAATTTGTGCCGATCACTGGGGTAGTGCGCTTGAGTCAGCGGTTAACCCAGGTCAAAGTGCCAGTAGAAACGATCAGCTTAACCGGTAGTCGCCACGGTAAAGCGTATTTTGATGAAGTGAAAGCAAATATTTTACTGTTCTTACAACGTTATTTAACTAAGGAGTGACGCAATATGACCAGTGAACCACGCCGTGATCCACTTAAGGATGAATTGTTGACCCCAGAAAATTCGGCTTTTTTGTTAATTGATTATCAACCAACGCAGATCAATTCGATCAACTCGATCAACCGTGCGGAGTTGATCCGTAACGCGATCAGTACCGTTAAATTGATCAATACGTTTAAAATTCCGACGGTTTTATCGACCGTCAACGTGGCTACGACCATGAATCAAGAAACGATTCCAGCAATCAAAAAGTTATTGCCTGGTGTACCTAGTTATGATCGCACAACAATCAACGCTTGGGAAGATCAAGAATTTTACGCCGCAGTTAAAAAAACTGGCCGTAAAAATTTGATTATTGCCGCACTTTGGACCGAAGCTTGTTTGACTTTTCCGGCGCTGGATGCACTACGTGAAGGCTATAATGTTTTCCCAGTGGTCGATGCCGTTGGTGGCACTTCAGTAGTCGCACATGAGGCAGCTTTACGGCGGATCGAACGGGCGGGCGCACAGCCGACAAGTATCGCGCAATTAGCTTGTGAGCTACAACGAGATTGGAATCGGCATGACACTTCATCTGAATTTGCCCAAGATCTAGCCGACGCGGGTATTTTTCTCCGTTTAACTAAATAAGATCAAAGAAGAACGCACAATTAAATGTGGCGTTCTTCTTTTTTTAGTCACTGGATTAGCCCGTCAGTCGCCCCTCTGAGCGGAGTGGCTTTAAGAATAGGATTTACTTCTAGCTGATTTATTGATACAATACTTGGCTGGTGATAAATTATAAAACGGAGGTGAGTGGGGTGAATCAATGGATCTATGTGGTCTGTTATCAGAATTCAACGGCAGCGGCGCCGGCCTTTGAAGTATTGCGCGCCTACCGTAGTGAAAAGCGGGCGCAGGAAATCGTGGCGTTGTTGACCGCGACGCCATTTGAGCGCCACTCATTGACAACTGGGCATTACCTGTACCACAAAATTCCGTTAGCTTAATTCAAGGTTAAAAAAAGCCTTGGCACTAAATGCCAAGACTGATTAGGTTACATATGATTACGGTATAAGCCAACCACTTTACCAAGGATCGTGACTTGCTGTAAGATAATGGGCGCAAAAGTATCATTTTCCGGCTGTAAGCGAATATGATCACTTTCGCGGAAGAGCCGCTTGCACGTGGCTTCGTTTTCGGCCGTCATGGCAATGACAATATCGCCGTTGTCGGCGGTAGCTTGTTTGCGCACAATGACTTGATCGCCATCTAAGATGCCAGCGTTGATCATACTTTCACCACGAATGGTCAGCATGAACAGATCTTGTTCGGTATCGTCAAGATCAGGTGGGATCGGGAAAAAGTCAGTGGCTTCTTCAACCGCCAAAATCGGTTCACCGGCCGTGACCGTTCCTAAAACTGGAATACGGGCGGGGGCAATTTTTAAGGCTTTCAAACCAGCGTCAGTCAATTCGATTGCCCGCGGTTTAGTAGGGTCTTTTTGGAGTAAGCCTTTTTTTTCTAAACGAGCTAAATGTCCGTGAACGGTGGATGTTGATGATAGGGAGACCGCGGCGCCAATTTCGCGCACCGTTGGCGGATATCCTTTCTCAGCCACGCATTCATGAATGAAACGTAAGACTTCTATTTGTTTGGGTTCATGCGTTTTGATCATGGTTGACACCTCAGTCATATTTTATTAATTTTAGTGTAGCATACTCATTCACTCATTTCAAACAAATGTTCGGCCTGTGATTGTTGGTTTAATCAGTTTTCACGCCGTATTTGATGTCAAATTGAGCTGATATTGTGAAAGGTGACTTTAATAATGGAAAATAAATATCTCAAACGAATCAACGAATTAGCCCGTAAAGCTAAAGCGGACGGATTAAATGCCGATGAACAGGCAGAGCAAAAGCGTCTGCGCCAGGCCTACGTCAAGGAATTCCGCGAAGGACTGCGCCAACAGATCGAACAAACGCAGATCTTCAACAAAAAAGGCCAAGAAACCACGCCCAAAAAGGTCCAAGAGATTCAACGTAAAAATGGCTGGCGTAAGGACTAAGTCAATTTGCTGTAACCTATTTCTTTTTTCAATGGATCTAGGCGAGACTTGAAAGGTCAAACCACCTTTTAGCCTGCGCTTTAATTTGGTTCAGCACTTTACAGCTTTTCACTGACCCCCGACCAACAAGAAGCCAACCACTGAATCACCACTTTGGCCGGTGTTGTTTTTAACCGCCTTTGCACTTGCCGCGCTAAACTAGCCAAAAACAGCGCCGCTTGAATTTGCCGACTTAACCAGAGTTTGCGTTCACGCAAACTTTTGGTTACCAAAAAAGCTAAACTAGGTTGGGTCAATGGCAATACGATCATCAAGGTATACGCCGTATTCAATAAATGATGATCGGCTTCAATCTTGGCTACTGAACGCACGGCGTAATCACCGAAGTGCCAGAATGTTTTCATTTCATAAAAATAGGTCTCGATCGCCCAACGTTTTTGATAGTAGGCCAACGCTCGTAGCGCTGGCGCAGGGGCGCTGGTCTCCGGCGTCCGATAGGTGAGCTGGGTCGGATCAACGGCTAGGGTTTCGGTTGTGATCGCCGCTAATTCTTCGGGCGCGCTCGTCGCCATGAACAGACGACAAGTCGTCTTGCGTTGTACGCGGATCATGTAAACTGGCTGGGGCATCAAGCGTGTCAGACACCGCACTATACCGATCTGATCTCCGGCCGAACAAAGATTTAATGCAATATTTCCCAAATGGATCTGGTCACCATATTTCCGCGGCCGACCGCGCTTACCGGTGCGTTTGGGTAAGCCAAACATGGCGGTATCTTTACGCACATTGGCGATCATAGCTAGATTAGGTTGCGTCATGACCAGTTGGTTGATCTCAGCTTTGGGATACCAACTGTCACACAGTAGGAACACTTGTTGGTCGCTGGCGATCGATTTCAAAGTCGTCTTGATCATTTGCGCCGCTTGCTGGTATTTGGTCGCCTGTTCCGCCTGATAAAGGTGCGTGGCTAACGGCAAGAACGTATAAACTGGCTGGTCATCTTGGTCCCGCTGTGTTGGGATCATCAGACCTAAAGTAACGAAATCATGGGCATTGACGAGCCGCTTACCCGTATGTGCGGCGTGATCGAATAGATATTTGACGCCGGTAAATTTGTGGCCGAACTTGGGTTGGACCGTGTCATCCAGAACCAATAATAAGGGCAAGTCCTGACAAGTAGTGGGAATCAAGGTCAGTAAATACGTCAAGTTGCGCACTTCTAACTGTGGCAAGTGGTTACCGATCACTGCCAAAGCCCGATAAAACGTGTTCAAAGAATGCTTCGTCACCCGGCCCAGAAATTGTTCAAATAAGTGGCGGATCGAGTGGCGGTCACCGATCACTAACAACGCTAGACACAACCAAAAATAGTTAAGGCCCATTGGCTTAGACAAGCCAGCCGCTTTTAAATCAGAAAAATAGGCGTGGAGGGTGGTTAAAAGTGATGATTTTTGATAAAATGAGTTCAACACGAATCCTTCTTTCTAAATGGTTTTTTGTCGAACTCATTTTAGCAAAGAATAGGCATTCGTGCCTTTTTATATCCAAATTTTTTTAAAAAGCTGTAAAGTGCTGTTTGGTTCCTGCCTTTTAATTTGCCTAATAATTGTGTAAAATAAATAAATGAGATCGTTTTGAAAGGGGAAAACAACGTGGGAATGTACATTCTGATTTTTGTGATCGGTGCTGCACTCGGTGTCATCGGCGGTTTCTTTGGCGCACGGCAGTATATGAAGAAATATTTGCAAGACAATCCGCCAATCTCTGAAGATATGATGCGGACAATGATGATGCAAATGGGCCAAAAACCTTCTGAAAAGAAGTTGAACCAAATGATGGCTTCAATGAAAGCTCAATCGCGTAAAGCAGGTAAATAAAAAAACGATCGCCTAAGTAATTAGGCGGTCGCTTTTTATTTGGGAATGTATTTAAAGTTAGGATCGATCTCCGCATCGAGCTGTTTAAAGGCAGCTTGCATTTGATCATCGATCGCTGCCATGCCGTCTTTATCCATTTTTTGCTTACGGTCAATGTAGATCGGTTCGCCAAAGCGCACCGTGATCCGTTTGCGCGTGAAAAGACGTTTAAAGGTTAGCGGCCCTTGATAAACCGTGGGCACCAGCGGTACGCCACTCATGCGGGCGATCACTAACGCACCACCTTTTAATTCAGCCGAGTGGCGGGTGCCAGAAGGAAACATGATCAGCGATAAGTCACCTTTTTTCAAAATTTTCACCGGTGTCTTGATCGCCGAGGGACCAGGGTGAGCGCGGTTAACTGGAAAAGCGTTGGCGTGCACCAGGATAAAGCGAATGATCGGATTTTTAAATAGTTCTTCCTTGGCCATGAAGGAGAATTTTTTCGGGCTGCCAGCTAGGGCGTAGTAGATCGGATCAAACCAAGTTCGATGCGGACCGACTAGGATATAAGCGCCTTTTGGCAGCACTTCTTTATTTTCATAATGAGCGTTACCGTTGATCAGCCAAACCAGGCCGCGAACAACGGCGCGAATAAAAGTATAAAACATAATTTGGTTCCTTTCCGTGCTTAATTTATTTCATTATACCAAAAAATTGCAAATTGACTTGTTTTTTCATTTGAGTTTCGCTAATCTGGTCAAAGAAAGCGAGGCGTAATCGTGTTAAAAGCCGATGAACGGATCGATCAACTTTACAGTCAAGATATCAAAATCATTCAAAGCCCCAGTGTTTTTTCCTTTTCGCTAGATGCGGTGCTACTGGCGGATTTTGCGGTGGTCAAGCCGCGCAGTCGCAGCGTTGATCTTTGTGCAGGCAATGGCGCAGTCAGCTTATTTCTGAGCCGTAAAACCGCGGGGCCAATCGCGGCAGTGGAATTACAACCACGGCTGGCGGATATGGCCCAGCGCTCGGTGGCGTTGAATCAATTAACTGACCAAATCACGGTCCACCAACTGGATCTTAAGGACACCTTTAGTCAGATCGCCAAGGATAGCGTTGATGTGGTCACGTGTAACCCGCCATACTTCCCACCACTAGCCACGAGCAAGAAAAATCCCAATCCGTATTTGGCAATTGCTCGTCACGAGATCACCACCTCACTGGAAGCAATATTGAAAATAACCAGCGGCTTACTGAAAATGAATGGCAAAGCTTTTTTTGTTTACCGGCCTGATCGCTTTAATGAATTTATCACTAAAGCAGCAGCGTGGCGTTTACAAACTAAACGTGTCCGTTTCATCCATCCCAAAGCCGACCGCGAAGCCAATATGGTGCTGATCGAGCTGATCAAGGATGGTCGCCCCGGTGGCCAGCGCTTTTTACCGCCATTAACGGTTTATGATCAAAATAATCAATACTTACCAGAAGTCAGGCGATTATTATATGGCGACAACTAAAAAATTTTATTTTTACGTTTTACTCTGTGCTGACAACACTTTATATGGTGGATTTACCACTGACGTTACAAAACGGGTTGCCACCCATAACGCTGCTAAAGGTGCCAAGTATACCAAACCAAAAACGCGGCGACCGGTGAAATTGCTTTTTCACGAAGAATTTACCACAAAAACCGCGGCATTACAGGCTGAATGGCACTTTAAACATCAGCCACGGGAAGATAAGCTAGAATTCTTACAAAAGCATGGCGTTCAGGTAAGGTTACGATAAAATTTTCTGAAATCAGTAAATTTAGCTTTACCTATTTTCAGTAAATGCTTATAATGTAAAAGGACTATGAAGGGAGCAATCACATATTATGAAGTTTATTGTTTATGGTGTTCGTAAAGACGAAGAAGGTTATGCACATAACTGGTCAAAGGAAAACAAGATCGACGTTAAGCTTGTTGCTGATTTATTAAATAAAGAAACAGTTAAGTTAGCTAAAGGCTACGACGCAATCATTGCTTATCAACAATTGCCTTATGACAAAGAAATCTTTACTACTATGAAAGAATACGGTATTAAAGATTTATCAATCCGTAACGTCGGTGTTGATAACATTCCTACTGATGCAGCTAAAGCAAACGGGGTTCGCATTACGAACGTACCTAGCTACTCACCAAGTGCCATTGCTGAATTGGCAATCACTGGTTTGATGCAGTTACTTCGTCGGACACCAGAATTCAACGAAAAACTCGCTAAAGGTGACTTCACTTGGGAACCAGATATTGCCCGTGAATTACACACAATGACCGTCGGTGTCGTTGGTACAGGTCGTATTGGCCGTGCCGGCATCAACATCTACAAAGGTTTTGGCGCTAAAGTTATCGGCTACGATGTATTCCGTAACCCAGAACTTGAAGCAGAAGGTATGTACGTTGACACATTGGACGAATTATACGCCCAAGCTGATGTCATCACATTGCACGTACCAGCCGTTAAAGAAAATCATCATATGATCAACAAAGATTCCATTGCTAAGATGAAAGATGGTGTCATCATCATCAACACTGCCCGCGGTGAATTGATCGAATCTAAAGACTTATTAGCTGGCTACAAGTCAGGTAAAATCGGTGGTGCCGTACTTGACGTTTACGAAAACGAAGTTGGTATCTTCAACAGCGACTTTACTGGCAAAAAAGTGCCAGATGCAACTTTAGTTGAATTAATGAAACAACGCGACATCTTGGTTACACCACACGTTGCTTTCTACACGGAAACAGCCGTACGTAACATGGTCGACGTTGCCTTAGATTCTGCTAAGAGCATGATCGAAAAAGGCGAAAGCCGTAACGAAGTTAAATTCTAATTTAACGTTTACTAACAAAAATTCGTTCCCTCGGGAGCGGATTTTTTTGTTTCTAAGCGTCATTTTGGCAAAAACATAAAAAGTAGTTGCGTCACAACTGGTTTTACGGTAAACTATTACTCGGTGCTTTAAGGCATCACAATTCACACCTTGCGCGATAATAAGCGTGGTGCTTGCAGTGCAAGTTCACTTGTTAATTGACCGCAGGGGAGGAAAAAACCTAGGAGGAAACAAATATGTCTGTTATTAGTATGAAACAATTGCTTGAAGCCGGCGTTCATTTCGGTCATCAAACACGTCGTTGGAATCCAAAAATGAAGCCTTACATCTTCACTGAAAGAAACGGTATCTACATCATTGACTTGCAAAAGACTTTGAAATTAGTTGATAACGCTTATGACTTCATGAAGAACACGGCTGCTGATGGCGGTATCGTCCTTTTTGTTGGTACAAAGAAGCAAGCACAAGATTCAATCGCTGAAGAAGCAACTCGTGCTGGCCAATTCTACGTTAACCATCGTTGGTTAGGTGGGACTTTGACTAACTGGCAAACCATCCAAAAACGGATCGCACGCCTAAAGGAAATCAAACAAATGGGCGAAGATGGCACATTTGATAAGTTACCTAAGAAGGAAGTTTCACAGTTGAACAAACAACGTGAAAAACTTGAAAAATTCTTAGGCGGTATCGAAGATATGCCTCGTATCCCAGACGTCTTGTTCATTGTTGACCCTCGCAAAGAAAAGATCGCCGTTCAAGAAGCACAAAAATTGAACATTCCGATCGTTGCTATGGTTGATACTAACAGTGATCCAGATGACATCGATGTTATCATCCCATCAAACGATGATGCTATCCGTGCCGTACGTCTGTTAACTTCTAAGATGGCTGACGCTATCGTTGAAGGCCGTCAAGGTGAAGAAGCAGAAGCCGCTGCACAACAAGCAGCAGCTGCAAGCGAAGCACCAGCAGAATCAGCAGCAGCTGATGATGAAGCACCAAGCAAAGAGAGCTTACAAGATCTACAAAAAGCTGTCGAAGGCAAAAACGCAAACAAATAGCATAAAATCAATTTTAAATTGAGTGATTTAGGGCTGTCTCAAAGGTTAGGCACAATCTGCAAGCCTTATTTACGAGGCGGCCCTTTTTTGTGGAGTGTTTTGGAAAAGCGTTTAGATTATGGAGTGTAGCCTAGTTAGGCAATAAGAGACATGAAATGGCTCGTTTGACTCATGCAATAATCTGCTTTTCCAAACACGTTCGCGCTCACTCAAGCCCCAAAAGCGTTCAAAATAAGCAGTTATTAAATAGGAGGTTGTACACAATGGCAACAAAGATTACAGCGGCACAAGTTAAGGAATTACGTGAAAAATCCGGCGCCGGCATGATGGCAGCTAAGAAAGCCTTAGTTGCTGCTGACGGTGACGTTGAAAAAGCAATGGAAGCTTTACGTGAAAAAGGCGTAGCAACTGCAGCTAAGAAGAGTGGCCGTGTGGCTGCTGAAGGTTTAGCTGATGTTGCCGTTAACGGTGATGTTGCAGCCATCGTTGAAGTCAATGCTGAAACTGACTTCGTTGCCGGCAACAAAGATTTCCAAAGCTTAGTTCAAGCAATCGCTGACACGATCGCTGCTAACCAACCAGCTGACATGGATGCTGCCAATGCAGCTAAAATGGCTGATGGCAAGACCGTTGCTGAAGCAGTCATCAACGCTACTGCTACGATCGGTGAAAAGATCAGCTTCCGTCGTTTTGCTTTATTAACTAAAACAGCTAATGGTCATTTCGGTTCATACCGTCATATGGGTGGTAAGATCGCTGCTTTAACTCTTTTAGAAGGTGCTGATGACGAAGCAGCTAAAGACGTTGCAATGCACGTTGCTGCCATCAACCCACGTTACGTTTCACGCGAAGACGTACCAGCAGACATTATGACTGCTGAAAAAGCAAAATTAAAAGAAGAAGCTTTACAAGAAGGCAAGCCAGAAAAAATCGTTGAAAAGATCGTTGAAGGTCGTTTGAACAAATTCTTGGCTGAAATCAGCTTAGACGATCAAGAATTCGTTAAGGATTCTGATCAAACCGTTGATCAATTCGCTAAATCAAAAGGCGGCAAAGTTGTCAACTTTGTTCGTTATGAAGTCGGCGAAGGCATCGAAAAAGTTGAAAAAGACTTTGCGGCCGAAATTCAAGCTGAATTAAACAAGTAAGCATTCGTAATTTTAGGGAACGCAGACCCCTGCGCTCCCTTTTTTTAAGGTCAAACGGGCTTAGATATGCTAGAATGGAATAGGAAACTCTTACAGTCAGATAAACAATTAATGGTGAAGCAGGAGGAAGCAGTTCATGACGAAAATCAAGTATAAACGGGTGGTCCTTAAAGTCAGTGGTGAAGCACTCGCCGGCGACAAAGGTTTCGGGATCAACCCACCGATCATTAAGGATGTTGCTAAGGAAATCAAGGAAGTTTACGCCCTAGGTGTACAAATCGCGATCGTCGTTGGCGGTGGCAACATTTGGCGTGGACAAACAGGCGCTGAAATGGGCATGGAACGTGCACAAGCTGATTACATGGGGATGCTAGCCACAGTAATGAACGCATTGGCGCTACAGGATAACTTAGAACAACTTGATGTCCCAACACGGGTACAAACTTCAATCGAGATGCGCCAAATCGCTGAACCTTATATTCGGCGGAAGGCGATTCGTCATTTGGAGAAAGACCGGGTCGTTATTTTTGCTGCTGGTACTGGTAACCCTTATTTCTCAACCGATACAACTGCTGCTTTACGTGCTGCTGAAATCGATGCCGATGTTATTTTAATGGCAAAGAACAATGTAGACGGTGTTTACTCAGCTGATCCAAACAAGGATGCGAGTGCAACTAAGTTTGAGCAGTTAACACATTTGGATATTATCGACAAAGGGTTAAACGTCATGGATTCCACGGCAAGCACCTTGTCAATGGACAATGATATTCCGTTGGTCGTCTTTAACTTAAACGAATCGGGCAACATTAAGCGCGTCGTTGAAGGTGAACAGATCGGCACAACAATTAAAGGGGAGAAATAATATGGCTCAAGATCCAGCAATTGCAGAAGCACA
This is a stretch of genomic DNA from Loigolactobacillus coryniformis subsp. coryniformis KCTC 3167 = DSM 20001. It encodes these proteins:
- a CDS encoding PAS domain-containing protein, which gives rise to MTQPTVELATGSLRLEQLNAIFATIDQEFDFIDENDIVRWYSNNSHRLFKRDPSKLNHHVLDVHPAHSAGRVKQVLAEMHDGATGKVAMTVPIRGKQVHMAFYALHNPAGEYVGCIEVTEDVTEYTKTTWIGNLLKLMKLTKKYK
- a CDS encoding IS701 family transposase, giving the protein MLNSFYQKSSLLTTLHAYFSDLKAAGLSKPMGLNYFWLCLALLVIGDRHSIRHLFEQFLGRVTKHSLNTFYRALAVIGNHLPQLEVRNLTYLLTLIPTTCQDLPLLLVLDDTVQPKFGHKFTGVKYLFDHAAHTGKRLVNAHDFVTLGLMIPTQRDQDDQPVYTFLPLATHLYQAEQATKYQQAAQMIKTTLKSIASDQQVFLLCDSWYPKAEINQLVMTQPNLAMIANVRKDTAMFGLPKRTGKRGRPRKYGDQIHLGNIALNLCSAGDQIGIVRCLTRLMPQPVYMIRVQRKTTCRLFMATSAPEELAAITTETLAVDPTQLTYRTPETSAPAPALRALAYYQKRWAIETYFYEMKTFWHFGDYAVRSVAKIEADHHLLNTAYTLMIVLPLTQPSLAFLVTKSLRERKLWLSRQIQAALFLASLARQVQRRLKTTPAKVVIQWLASCWSGVSEKL
- a CDS encoding DUF896 domain-containing protein, translating into MENKYLKRINELARKAKADGLNADEQAEQKRLRQAYVKEFREGLRQQIEQTQIFNKKGQETTPKKVQEIQRKNGWRKD
- a CDS encoding tRNA1(Val) (adenine(37)-N6)-methyltransferase, yielding MLKADERIDQLYSQDIKIIQSPSVFSFSLDAVLLADFAVVKPRSRSVDLCAGNGAVSLFLSRKTAGPIAAVELQPRLADMAQRSVALNQLTDQITVHQLDLKDTFSQIAKDSVDVVTCNPPYFPPLATSKKNPNPYLAIARHEITTSLEAILKITSGLLKMNGKAFFVYRPDRFNEFITKAAAWRLQTKRVRFIHPKADREANMVLIELIKDGRPGGQRFLPPLTVYDQNNQYLPEVRRLLYGDN
- a CDS encoding GIY-YIG nuclease family protein, whose product is MATTKKFYFYVLLCADNTLYGGFTTDVTKRVATHNAAKGAKYTKPKTRRPVKLLFHEEFTTKTAALQAEWHFKHQPREDKLEFLQKHGVQVRLR
- a CDS encoding hydrolase — translated: MTSEPRRDPLKDELLTPENSAFLLIDYQPTQINSINSINRAELIRNAISTVKLINTFKIPTVLSTVNVATTMNQETIPAIKKLLPGVPSYDRTTINAWEDQEFYAAVKKTGRKNLIIAALWTEACLTFPALDALREGYNVFPVVDAVGGTSVVAHEAALRRIERAGAQPTSIAQLACELQRDWNRHDTSSEFAQDLADAGIFLRLTK
- a CDS encoding lysophospholipid acyltransferase family protein; translated protein: MFYTFIRAVVRGLVWLINGNAHYENKEVLPKGAYILVGPHRTWFDPIYYALAGSPKKFSFMAKEELFKNPIIRFILVHANAFPVNRAHPGPSAIKTPVKILKKGDLSLIMFPSGTRHSAELKGGALVIARMSGVPLVPTVYQGPLTFKRLFTRKRITVRFGEPIYIDRKQKMDKDGMAAIDDQMQAAFKQLDAEIDPNFKYIPK
- the lexA gene encoding transcriptional repressor LexA; this encodes MIKTHEPKQIEVLRFIHECVAEKGYPPTVREIGAAVSLSSTSTVHGHLARLEKKGLLQKDPTKPRAIELTDAGLKALKIAPARIPVLGTVTAGEPILAVEEATDFFPIPPDLDDTEQDLFMLTIRGESMINAGILDGDQVIVRKQATADNGDIVIAMTAENEATCKRLFRESDHIRLQPENDTFAPIILQQVTILGKVVGLYRNHM
- a CDS encoding alpha/beta hydrolase encodes the protein MTLTIKKDIQYAAGLALDWYQPQGQSLKGLLIAIHGGGWFQGDKAKDADVAQWLAEQGYLVVVPNYRLAPSYKFPAPLLDMNRLFNWLQQNAPQVPLAAIGASAGGNLAVELGLNYGIPAVSLSGILDIAHWLTTHPAVVAKPRQTADLLDKLDSAVINQAGTDESFYKWFITNYVTDEQSRAATPYQHVSSASGPMLLINSLDEFVPITGVVRLSQRLTQVKVPVETISLTGSRHGKAYFDEVKANILLFLQRYLTKE
- a CDS encoding YneF family protein, with translation MYILIFVIGAALGVIGGFFGARQYMKKYLQDNPPISEDMMRTMMMQMGQKPSEKKLNQMMASMKAQSRKAGK